TTCGCGGAACTGCTTGAGGAGCCGGTTCACCTCGTGCACCGGCCGCCCCGATCCCTTCGCGATCCGCGCCCGGCGCGACCCGTTGAGGATCTCCGGCCGCCGCCGCTCTTCCGGCGTCATCGAGAGGATGATCGCCTCCAGGTGCCTCACCCGCCTGGGGTCGACGTCCGCCTGGTCCAGCATTCGCGCGTCGACGCCCGGCATCATCTTCAGCAACCCCTTCAGGGG
The Candidatus Palauibacter australiensis genome window above contains:
- a CDS encoding signal recognition particle protein, which codes for PLKGLLKMMPGVDARMLDQADVDPRRVRHLEAIILSMTPEERRRPEILNGSRRARIAKGSGRPVHEVNRLLKQFREMRKMMKQMGKLMPGMMPGGPGDLGQLGKGLGKGLGKGLGRGLG